In one window of Tellurirhabdus rosea DNA:
- the eboC gene encoding UbiA-like protein EboC (EboC, a homolog the polyprenyltransferase UbiA, belongs to system of proteins involved in the trafficking of precursor metabolites to an extracytoplasmic compartment so that the biosynthesis of certain natural products, such as scytonemin, can be completed.): protein MLLPLLRLTRPANLVTAVADILAGTAIAGYLTYEYATFEPLGLLCLSTIGLYGGGVVFNDIFDAQLDAEERPERPIPSGQVSLRSASLLGSVLLLIGVVAAWLVHPLSGWLAIAIAVFALLYDQFGKHHPVLGPLNMGLCRGLNLLLGVSILPEQVMPWAWVALLPIAYIGAITMISRGEVHGGSSGTLRIAGLLYGAVIACIAAIAQSRGQLGTALPFLIIFGLFIFPPLWRAVREPVGKNIGMAVKAGVVSLIVMNAAWVAAFASFPFALLVVCLLPLTRLLARVFAVT from the coding sequence ATGTTGCTCCCTCTCCTCCGCCTTACCCGCCCGGCGAATCTGGTTACGGCCGTGGCGGATATTCTGGCCGGTACAGCCATTGCCGGTTACCTGACGTACGAATACGCCACGTTCGAACCGCTGGGGCTGCTCTGCCTGTCCACCATCGGGCTCTACGGCGGCGGCGTGGTGTTCAACGATATTTTTGACGCGCAGCTCGATGCGGAGGAACGGCCCGAACGGCCCATACCGAGCGGGCAGGTAAGCCTGCGGTCGGCATCCCTGCTGGGCTCCGTGCTGCTGCTGATCGGCGTCGTTGCGGCCTGGCTGGTGCACCCGCTGTCGGGCTGGCTGGCCATCGCCATCGCGGTTTTTGCGCTGCTTTACGACCAGTTCGGGAAGCACCATCCCGTGCTGGGACCGCTGAACATGGGTCTGTGCCGGGGCCTGAATCTGCTGCTGGGCGTCAGCATCCTGCCCGAGCAGGTGATGCCCTGGGCGTGGGTGGCGCTGCTGCCGATTGCGTACATCGGGGCCATTACGATGATCAGCCGGGGAGAAGTGCATGGCGGGTCGTCGGGGACGCTGCGGATCGCGGGGCTGCTCTACGGCGCGGTCATTGCCTGCATCGCGGCCATTGCACAGTCGCGGGGGCAGTTGGGAACGGCCCTGCCTTTCCTGATCATTTTTGGCCTGTTCATTTTTCCGCCGCTGTGGCGGGCCGTGCGTGAGCCGGTCGGGAAAAATATCGGCATGGCCGTCAAGGCCGGGGTGGTTTCTCTGATTGTGATGAATGCGGCCTGGGTGGCGGCGTTTGCCTCTTTCCCCTTTGCGCTGCTGGTGGTGTGTCTGCTGCCGCTGACGCGGTTGCTGGCCCGGGTGTTTGCCGTTACATGA
- a CDS encoding 3-dehydroquinate synthase, with the protein MSISLQQSFSVRFTYDVSFTEGLFDSTNTLFLEFLQKQAAGGLRKKLFFVLDDGVLKYHPELPVQIQTYFRRYPLVELISELLIVPGGEAAKNDPTLVDKIVDAVDRHGIDRHSYIVAIGGGSVLDMVGYAAAISHRGIRHIRIPTTVLSQNDSGVGVKNGINFRGKKNFIGTFAPPVAVLIDYSFLTTLDDRDWRAGISEAVKVALIKDAPFFDWLEAHAERLADRDLEAMKYLVQRCAELHMQHIAGGDPFEMGSSRPLDFGHWSAHKLEQLTDFEIRHGEAVAIGIALDTLYSQQIGWLSEAEASRILTTLRTLGFQVFHPELENEAALKGLSEFREHLGGQLTIMLLQSIGTGVEVHEMDENRIREVISILKHQQTETQPA; encoded by the coding sequence ATGTCGATATCCCTTCAGCAATCGTTCAGCGTCCGGTTTACCTACGACGTCTCTTTCACCGAGGGCCTGTTCGATTCTACGAATACCCTTTTTCTGGAATTTTTGCAAAAACAGGCCGCCGGCGGTCTGCGTAAGAAGTTGTTTTTTGTACTCGACGACGGTGTCCTGAAGTATCACCCCGAACTGCCCGTTCAGATTCAGACGTATTTCCGGCGCTATCCGCTGGTAGAACTGATTTCGGAACTGCTGATTGTGCCGGGCGGGGAGGCTGCCAAAAATGACCCCACGCTGGTCGATAAGATTGTCGATGCCGTTGACCGGCACGGCATCGACCGGCACTCGTACATTGTCGCCATCGGCGGCGGCTCGGTCCTCGACATGGTGGGCTACGCCGCGGCGATCTCCCACCGGGGTATCCGCCACATCCGCATCCCGACGACGGTTCTGTCGCAGAACGATTCGGGAGTCGGCGTCAAAAACGGCATTAATTTTCGGGGAAAGAAAAATTTCATCGGCACGTTTGCGCCGCCCGTAGCCGTCCTGATTGACTACTCTTTTCTGACGACGCTCGACGACCGCGACTGGCGGGCGGGCATTTCGGAGGCCGTTAAGGTGGCGCTCATCAAGGATGCGCCTTTCTTCGACTGGCTGGAAGCCCATGCCGAGCGGCTGGCCGATCGGGATCTGGAAGCCATGAAATACCTCGTCCAGCGCTGCGCCGAACTGCATATGCAGCATATTGCGGGCGGCGACCCGTTCGAGATGGGCTCCTCCCGTCCGCTGGACTTCGGCCACTGGAGCGCTCACAAACTCGAACAACTAACTGATTTTGAAATCCGGCACGGGGAAGCCGTCGCCATCGGCATTGCGCTCGACACGCTGTATTCCCAGCAGATCGGCTGGCTTTCGGAGGCAGAAGCATCGCGCATCCTGACGACGCTCCGGACGCTCGGTTTTCAGGTCTTTCATCCCGAACTGGAAAACGAAGCGGCCCTGAAAGGGCTTTCCGAATTCCGGGAACACCTGGGCGGTCAGCTGACGATCATGCTCCTGCAAAGCATCGGTACGGGCGTGGAAGTGCACGAGATGGATGAAAACCGCATCCGCGAGGTAATTTCCATCCTGAAACACCAGCAAACCGAAACCCAGCCCGCATGA
- the eboE gene encoding metabolite traffic protein EboE, producing MKTPLGHLSYCTNIHAGEHWADHFLALQAAIPEVKKRLSPDAPLGLGLRLANTASIELSRPERLAEFKQWLTQTDCYVFTMNGFPYGGFHNTRVKDAVHAPDWTTPERTDYTIRLFQLLAELLPAGMSGGISTSPLSYRYWHRWDNDTQRDKIFEITTQRLLTVVESLVRLKRERGVSMHLDIEPEPDGLLETGDEFIDWFNHYVLPIGMDRLNEEFGMTVEEADAALREHVQLCYDVCHFAVGYERAAEVLDKLDANGLKVGKIQISAALKATLPADPARREEVLRAFSEFNEPTYLHQVVARTRTGELQRYPDLPKALKSLDPQHVEWRSHFHVPLFVEDYGLLQSTQGDIVDVLNLQKQRPFTEQMEVETYTWGVLPEDMQLPLNESIMRELTWTLNKMNE from the coding sequence ATGAAGACGCCCCTCGGACACCTGAGTTACTGCACCAATATCCACGCCGGCGAGCACTGGGCCGATCATTTTCTGGCCCTTCAGGCCGCCATTCCGGAGGTTAAAAAACGGCTGTCGCCCGACGCTCCCCTGGGGCTGGGGCTACGGCTGGCCAACACGGCAAGCATCGAGCTGAGTCGTCCCGAGCGGCTGGCAGAGTTTAAACAATGGCTTACCCAGACGGATTGCTACGTGTTCACCATGAACGGCTTTCCGTACGGCGGCTTTCACAATACGCGGGTCAAAGACGCCGTGCACGCCCCCGACTGGACGACGCCCGAGCGGACCGATTACACCATCCGCCTGTTTCAGCTGCTGGCCGAACTGCTGCCCGCGGGCATGAGCGGCGGCATCTCGACCTCCCCGCTTTCGTACCGCTACTGGCACCGCTGGGACAACGACACCCAGCGCGACAAGATTTTTGAAATCACGACCCAGCGCCTGCTGACCGTTGTGGAAAGCCTGGTTCGGCTGAAACGGGAACGCGGTGTGTCGATGCACCTCGACATCGAGCCGGAACCCGATGGGCTGCTGGAAACCGGCGACGAGTTCATCGACTGGTTCAATCATTACGTGCTGCCCATCGGCATGGACCGGCTGAACGAGGAGTTCGGCATGACCGTCGAAGAAGCCGACGCGGCCCTGCGGGAACACGTACAACTCTGTTACGACGTCTGCCACTTTGCGGTCGGGTACGAACGGGCGGCGGAGGTACTCGACAAACTGGACGCCAACGGCCTTAAAGTCGGCAAAATCCAAATCAGCGCGGCCCTCAAAGCGACCCTTCCGGCAGACCCGGCCCGGCGGGAAGAAGTGCTCCGGGCGTTTTCGGAGTTTAACGAACCCACCTACCTGCACCAGGTGGTGGCGCGCACCCGGACCGGCGAGCTGCAGCGATATCCGGACCTGCCCAAGGCGCTGAAGTCGCTGGACCCGCAGCATGTCGAGTGGCGGTCTCATTTTCACGTACCGCTGTTTGTCGAAGATTACGGGCTGCTGCAATCCACGCAGGGCGACATTGTGGACGTCCTCAACCTTCAGAAACAGCGCCCTTTCACCGAGCAGATGGAGGTTGAAACCTACACCTGGGGCGTTCTGCCCGAAGACATGCAGCTTCCCCTGAACGAGTCCATTATGCGGGAATTGACGTGGACGTTAAACAAAATGAATGAATAA
- a CDS encoding alkaline phosphatase family protein: protein MKKTVVIDVVGLSASLIGDLTPFLKSWTAGKRISTIQPMLPAVTTAVQSTYVTGQWPTGHGIVGNGWYDRTDCEIKFWKQSNKLVAGEKIWEAARRLDPSFTVSKMFWWYNMYSSADFSVTPRPQYHADGVKAPDCYTHPADLRDRLQQALGTFPLFNFWGPNANIVSTRWIADASLLVDQWHNPTLTLIYLPHLDYCLQKFGQDFGKISKELGEIDAVCRDLVQHYEKQNAEVIILSEYGITNVSRPIHLNRAFREAGLLGIREEQGLELLDAGASRAFAVADHQVAHIYLNDPSCAAQVRSILEKTPGVELILDEAGKRQHHLDHERAGDLVVMADADSWFTYYYWLDDRKAPDYARLVDIHRKPGYDPVEMFMDPANPLVKAKAGYKLLRKKLGFRYLMNVIPLDATLIKGSHGRTGTAREHHPVFISNQSDGGTLEATAVYGEILKALQAERLPQAI, encoded by the coding sequence ATGAAAAAGACTGTAGTTATCGACGTGGTCGGCCTTTCAGCCTCGCTGATTGGCGACCTCACTCCTTTTTTGAAAAGCTGGACCGCCGGCAAACGGATTTCGACCATCCAGCCGATGCTGCCGGCCGTGACGACGGCTGTTCAATCAACCTACGTAACGGGCCAGTGGCCGACCGGGCACGGCATTGTCGGTAACGGCTGGTACGACCGCACGGACTGCGAAATCAAATTCTGGAAGCAATCCAACAAGCTGGTAGCGGGCGAAAAAATCTGGGAAGCGGCCCGGCGTCTGGACCCGTCGTTTACGGTGTCCAAGATGTTCTGGTGGTACAACATGTACTCCTCGGCCGATTTCTCGGTCACTCCCCGCCCCCAGTACCATGCCGACGGCGTGAAGGCGCCCGACTGCTACACCCACCCCGCCGACCTCCGCGACCGGCTCCAGCAGGCGCTGGGCACGTTTCCGCTGTTCAATTTCTGGGGGCCGAACGCCAATATCGTGTCAACCCGCTGGATTGCCGATGCGTCGCTGCTGGTCGATCAATGGCACAATCCAACCCTGACGCTGATTTACCTGCCCCATCTGGACTACTGTTTGCAGAAGTTCGGACAGGATTTCGGCAAAATTTCAAAAGAGTTGGGTGAAATCGACGCCGTTTGCCGGGACCTGGTGCAGCATTACGAGAAGCAGAACGCGGAGGTAATTATCCTGTCGGAATACGGCATCACCAACGTCAGTCGGCCGATTCACCTCAACCGGGCGTTCCGGGAGGCGGGCCTGCTGGGCATTCGCGAAGAACAGGGTCTGGAACTGCTGGACGCCGGGGCTTCGCGGGCCTTTGCCGTGGCCGATCACCAGGTGGCGCATATCTACCTGAACGACCCGTCGTGCGCCGCGCAGGTCCGCTCGATTCTGGAAAAAACGCCCGGGGTAGAGCTTATTCTGGATGAGGCCGGAAAACGCCAGCACCACCTTGACCATGAACGCGCCGGTGACCTGGTCGTGATGGCTGATGCCGACAGCTGGTTTACCTACTACTACTGGCTCGACGACCGCAAGGCTCCCGACTACGCCCGGCTGGTAGACATCCACCGCAAGCCCGGTTACGACCCCGTCGAAATGTTCATGGACCCGGCGAATCCTTTGGTCAAAGCCAAGGCGGGTTACAAACTGCTCCGCAAAAAACTCGGTTTCCGCTACCTGATGAACGTCATTCCGCTGGATGCAACTCTGATTAAAGGCTCCCACGGTCGGACTGGCACCGCGCGCGAGCATCATCCGGTATTTATCAGCAATCAGTCGGATGGGGGAACCCTGGAAGCGACGGCCGTCTACGGGGAAATCCTGAAGGCGCTACAGGCCGAAAGGCTCCCGCAAGCGATCTGA
- a CDS encoding class I SAM-dependent methyltransferase produces the protein MEAQLELIRDQQRETWNTFSPGWRKWDEFTMNWLRPMGDELIRTLSLKETDNVLDVAAGTGEPGLTVASLVPRGHVTITDLAEGMLDVARDNADRRQITNTRILACDVSELPFEDESFDAVSCRLGFMYFPDMLQAALEMVRVLKPGGKLAAAVWSTPDKNFWITASMSTINGNLHLSPPPAGAPGMFRCGNPGFLAALLREAGLKNVTEKAVTGQLECGTNENYWNFMNDVVAPVVAALRNETQSTRDRIRRDVFSLLDQNFAGKRVTPDYGALVVSGQK, from the coding sequence ATGGAAGCACAACTGGAACTGATCCGGGATCAGCAGAGAGAAACTTGGAACACTTTTTCGCCTGGCTGGCGGAAATGGGACGAATTTACCATGAACTGGCTCCGGCCGATGGGCGATGAACTCATCCGGACGCTGTCACTGAAGGAAACGGACAACGTGCTGGATGTGGCCGCCGGGACAGGCGAACCGGGCCTGACCGTGGCGTCCCTCGTCCCACGGGGTCATGTGACCATCACCGACCTGGCCGAAGGCATGCTGGACGTTGCCCGCGACAACGCCGACCGACGCCAGATTACCAACACCAGAATCCTGGCCTGCGACGTGAGTGAATTGCCGTTTGAAGACGAATCATTCGATGCGGTAAGCTGCCGACTGGGCTTCATGTATTTCCCCGATATGCTTCAGGCCGCCCTCGAAATGGTGCGCGTGCTAAAACCGGGAGGCAAACTGGCGGCGGCGGTCTGGAGTACGCCCGACAAAAATTTCTGGATTACGGCCAGCATGAGCACCATCAACGGCAACCTGCACCTGTCGCCTCCGCCTGCGGGCGCTCCCGGCATGTTTCGCTGCGGCAACCCCGGTTTTCTGGCGGCCCTGCTCCGGGAGGCGGGGTTAAAAAATGTCACTGAAAAAGCCGTGACGGGTCAACTAGAATGCGGTACCAACGAAAACTACTGGAATTTCATGAACGACGTCGTCGCCCCGGTGGTCGCGGCGCTGCGGAACGAGACACAGTCCACCCGGGACCGGATTCGCCGGGACGTCTTCTCCCTGCTCGACCAGAATTTTGCGGGTAAACGGGTGACGCCGGACTACGGAGCGCTCGTCGTGAGCGGTCAAAAATGA
- a CDS encoding energy transducer TonB, which produces MTAYLTVVSYLSAAALVPAPAPDGPDHPKAPGDTIPWRQPAEPAADDAAFPLINEPFFSGGPPALAAYLKNPDWYPAKAVEAGLEGTVHMRFRVLATGRLSDIEVVKSRGPILDKAACTLIERMPRWFPAHRGGMAVSRLYELQITFRLTHPAIYP; this is translated from the coding sequence ATGACCGCTTACTTAACGGTAGTAAGTTACCTCAGCGCGGCCGCGCTGGTCCCGGCCCCGGCTCCCGATGGACCGGACCATCCCAAAGCTCCGGGCGATACTATTCCGTGGCGGCAACCCGCCGAACCGGCCGCCGACGATGCCGCTTTTCCGCTGATCAACGAGCCGTTTTTCTCCGGCGGCCCTCCGGCGCTGGCGGCTTATCTGAAAAACCCCGATTGGTATCCGGCAAAGGCCGTTGAGGCGGGACTGGAAGGTACGGTGCACATGCGGTTCCGAGTGCTGGCAACGGGCCGCCTCAGCGATATCGAGGTGGTAAAATCCCGCGGTCCCATCCTCGACAAGGCCGCCTGCACCCTGATTGAGCGGATGCCACGCTGGTTTCCCGCCCACCGGGGCGGAATGGCCGTATCCCGGCTGTACGAACTCCAGATTACGTTCCGACTCACACATCCGGCTATTTACCCATGA
- a CDS encoding tetratricopeptide repeat-containing sensor histidine kinase, with amino-acid sequence MKLVRVLLLLTGWLGALGTLQAQRYDTPPFNFDRSLDQHYVDSLLRATRLRLLDLNRFRQTPTVDTARMELLHFIAYVHYSGKTHRDSSLMLANQLIQLAQRHRNIKYQIKGLLLTERYYRAGKGNYPQAIRLNYRLLSLVESMPDRYGLYVWRIYRNLGNISLSIGEPDEAVTYFGKSVAWFDRDNPDDLLNLADLHQSLGNACVELQRYDRAESHFLRSWKVLNRAKAPASNKAYLTNDLGRLYNLQQKPAQAVPYLKQAVAYWQRMGANLPESDALADLAEAYLSLRQYDEAIAAARQALDKNKKVHVTILTAYSVLVRAYEQQRQWESAFRYQQIYNEKKVEQQQAINQVESLRQKAIFEQRRLQTIHQQERLLQQQRYQTLAKQAEIDRLNGVHQTAELRRRAQTSALRHQLEKQQLRAAAIEKQASQQATIKQLKIDQLRLGLSAQTKVRNLLFAGLTLISLMGLLLLYYSLRLRRTNRALVAKNQEIEMALVRGQTLERKRVAVELHDRVGSLLGATKMTFQTIDAESLPPRDRKLYKNSLDLLNDAATQIRELSHNLMPDQLLQQDLPTLLRNLVEKLNLTGQTTFSLYCETLGPVLLSPDAKFNLYVICLELCTNILRHAQAKRARVRVLRRGDGLTLEVADDGMGVELPARPGMGLHNIRQRAAAIGGVFSVEPGRPAGTRASVWLPLTTSSAFD; translated from the coding sequence ATGAAACTTGTTCGAGTACTCCTCTTACTGACTGGCTGGCTGGGCGCCCTCGGCACGCTACAGGCCCAGCGATACGACACACCCCCGTTTAACTTTGACCGAAGCCTCGACCAGCACTACGTCGATAGTCTGCTGCGGGCTACCCGCCTGCGGCTGCTGGACCTGAACCGCTTTCGCCAGACGCCGACCGTCGATACGGCCCGGATGGAACTGCTCCATTTTATCGCCTACGTCCATTACAGCGGCAAAACGCACCGCGACAGCTCGCTCATGCTGGCCAACCAGCTCATACAGCTGGCGCAGCGCCACCGGAATATCAAGTACCAGATCAAGGGCCTGCTGCTGACCGAACGCTACTACCGGGCCGGCAAAGGCAATTATCCTCAGGCCATCCGGCTCAATTACCGGCTGCTTTCGCTAGTAGAGAGCATGCCGGACCGGTACGGGCTGTACGTCTGGCGGATTTACCGCAACTTGGGTAACATAAGCCTGTCCATCGGCGAACCCGACGAAGCGGTCACATATTTTGGGAAAAGTGTGGCCTGGTTTGACCGGGACAACCCGGACGATCTGCTCAATCTGGCGGACCTGCACCAGAGCCTCGGCAACGCCTGCGTGGAGCTGCAGCGTTACGACCGGGCGGAAAGCCATTTTCTGCGTTCCTGGAAAGTGCTGAACCGGGCCAAAGCGCCGGCTTCCAACAAAGCCTACCTCACCAACGACCTCGGTCGGCTGTACAATCTCCAGCAGAAACCCGCCCAGGCGGTTCCGTACCTGAAACAGGCGGTGGCGTACTGGCAGCGAATGGGGGCCAACCTGCCGGAGTCGGATGCACTGGCCGACCTGGCCGAGGCTTACCTGAGTCTACGGCAGTACGACGAGGCCATTGCCGCGGCCCGGCAGGCACTGGACAAAAACAAGAAGGTGCACGTGACGATCCTGACGGCCTACTCAGTGCTGGTACGCGCCTACGAGCAGCAGCGGCAATGGGAGAGCGCTTTCCGCTATCAGCAGATTTACAACGAAAAAAAAGTCGAGCAGCAGCAGGCCATCAATCAGGTCGAAAGTCTGCGCCAGAAAGCCATCTTCGAACAGCGGCGGCTCCAGACCATCCACCAGCAGGAACGCCTGCTGCAACAGCAACGCTACCAGACTTTGGCCAAACAGGCCGAAATCGACCGGCTCAACGGCGTCCATCAGACCGCCGAGTTGCGGCGCCGGGCCCAGACCAGCGCCCTGCGCCACCAGCTCGAAAAGCAGCAGCTCCGGGCAGCCGCTATTGAGAAACAGGCGAGCCAGCAGGCTACCATCAAACAACTGAAGATCGACCAGTTGCGGCTGGGTTTATCGGCCCAGACGAAAGTCCGGAACCTTCTGTTTGCCGGGCTGACCCTTATCAGTCTGATGGGCCTGCTGCTGCTGTACTACAGCCTCCGACTCCGACGGACCAACCGGGCGCTGGTTGCCAAAAATCAGGAGATTGAAATGGCGCTCGTCCGGGGCCAAACCCTTGAGCGCAAACGCGTGGCGGTCGAACTGCACGACCGGGTGGGTAGTCTGCTGGGGGCAACCAAGATGACGTTCCAGACGATTGATGCCGAGAGTCTGCCGCCCCGCGACCGGAAGCTGTACAAAAACAGCCTCGACCTGCTCAACGACGCCGCGACGCAGATTCGGGAGCTGTCGCATAACCTGATGCCCGATCAGTTGCTGCAACAGGATTTGCCGACGCTTTTGCGCAACCTCGTCGAAAAGTTGAATCTGACCGGCCAAACGACGTTTTCTCTCTACTGCGAAACCCTCGGCCCGGTCCTGCTCTCGCCGGATGCCAAATTCAATCTGTACGTAATATGTCTGGAATTGTGCACCAACATTCTGCGTCACGCCCAGGCAAAGCGTGCCCGGGTCAGGGTGCTGCGGCGGGGCGACGGGCTGACGCTGGAGGTGGCCGACGACGGCATGGGCGTGGAACTCCCGGCCCGGCCGGGGATGGGACTGCACAACATCCGGCAGCGGGCCGCCGCCATCGGCGGGGTTTTCAGCGTGGAACCGGGCCGACCGGCAGGCACCCGGGCCAGCGTCTGGCTTCCGCTTACCACTTCATCAGCTTTCGACTGA
- a CDS encoding response regulator, which yields MMYSLALMDDHQVVLESFANLLQTAGTFQVAGMATGEPALLEVLAQQPVDVLVTDLIVPGVDVLRLIGVVKSQYPALSVLILSGSVDPAQVRQALKAGANGYVTKTADKAELFDAIMAVAAGRQYIDSRIFTALESPSETADDDLLTERESQIAGLILEELSSAQIAERLFISFNTVETHRKRIYQKLGVTTALGLMKHPFSRKLMKW from the coding sequence ATGATGTACAGTCTTGCCCTTATGGATGATCATCAGGTGGTCCTGGAAAGTTTTGCGAATTTACTGCAAACCGCCGGGACCTTCCAGGTGGCCGGTATGGCGACCGGAGAGCCGGCACTGCTGGAGGTGCTGGCGCAACAGCCGGTAGATGTGCTGGTGACGGACCTGATCGTTCCCGGCGTAGATGTGCTGAGGCTGATCGGAGTGGTAAAGAGCCAGTATCCGGCGCTGTCGGTGCTGATCCTGTCGGGCTCGGTCGATCCAGCGCAGGTTCGCCAGGCGCTGAAGGCGGGCGCGAACGGCTACGTCACCAAAACGGCGGATAAAGCGGAGCTTTTCGACGCCATTATGGCCGTGGCCGCCGGTCGCCAGTACATCGACAGCCGGATTTTTACGGCGCTGGAAAGCCCTTCGGAAACTGCCGACGACGATCTGCTCACCGAACGGGAAAGCCAGATTGCCGGACTCATTCTCGAAGAACTGTCCAGCGCGCAGATTGCCGAACGGCTGTTTATTTCGTTCAACACGGTGGAAACCCATCGCAAACGGATTTACCAGAAACTGGGTGTTACGACCGCTCTCGGCCTGATGAAGCACCCGTTCAGTCGAAAGCTGATGAAGTGGTAA
- a CDS encoding SDR family oxidoreductase produces MEDMKMEVPPQHQEQQPGLESEMTPQPIFIRETYKGADKLQGKVALITGGDSGIGRAVAVHFAREGADVAIVYKPEEEPDAQKTRQLIEQEGRRALLIPGDLTDRSFCEKCVEQTVAEFRKLNILVNNAAVQFPKEDLTLIEDEDLVKTFDTNILAMFRVTKAALPHLQENDCIINTTSITAYKGSQELLDYSSTKGAITAFTRSLSTSLAERNIRVNGVAPGPIWTPLIPASFDEEKVASHGQDVPMQRRGQPAEVAPAYVFLASEDASYITGQVIHINGGSVVNA; encoded by the coding sequence ATGGAAGACATGAAAATGGAAGTGCCACCCCAGCACCAGGAACAGCAGCCGGGGCTGGAAAGTGAAATGACGCCCCAGCCGATTTTTATTCGGGAAACGTACAAAGGGGCGGACAAACTTCAGGGAAAAGTGGCGCTCATTACCGGCGGTGACAGTGGCATCGGACGGGCCGTTGCCGTGCATTTTGCCCGCGAGGGTGCCGACGTAGCCATTGTCTACAAGCCGGAAGAAGAACCCGATGCGCAGAAAACCCGCCAGCTCATTGAGCAGGAAGGCCGACGCGCCCTGCTGATTCCGGGCGACCTGACGGACCGTTCGTTCTGCGAAAAATGCGTGGAGCAAACCGTGGCGGAATTCCGGAAGCTGAACATTCTGGTCAACAACGCCGCCGTTCAGTTTCCGAAAGAAGATCTTACCCTGATCGAGGACGAAGATCTGGTCAAAACTTTTGACACCAATATTCTGGCCATGTTCCGCGTGACCAAGGCCGCCCTGCCGCATCTGCAGGAGAACGACTGCATCATCAATACGACGTCCATCACCGCCTACAAAGGCAGCCAGGAGTTGCTGGATTATTCGTCGACGAAAGGGGCTATTACGGCCTTTACCCGTTCGCTTTCGACCAGTCTGGCCGAGCGCAACATCCGGGTAAACGGCGTGGCTCCGGGACCGATCTGGACCCCGCTCATTCCGGCTTCGTTCGATGAGGAAAAAGTGGCCAGTCACGGGCAGGATGTGCCCATGCAGCGCCGCGGCCAGCCGGCGGAGGTTGCTCCCGCCTATGTGTTTCTGGCGTCCGAGGATGCGTCCTACATCACGGGGCAGGTCATTCACATCAACGGCGGTTCGGTGGTGAACGCCTGA
- the hpf gene encoding ribosome hibernation-promoting factor, HPF/YfiA family: MRIQVNAVHFTADQRLLDFIQRKLDKLETFHDRILSAEVFLRLDGSDSSRVKQKVFEVKLYMAGDSMFISERAKTFEEAVDVVIDRFKNQLVRHKDKQRSLSKSEIKETRLVEEPVGEDVDY, from the coding sequence ATGAGAATCCAAGTGAATGCCGTTCATTTCACGGCTGATCAGAGACTGCTGGATTTCATTCAACGAAAACTCGACAAGCTCGAAACGTTTCACGACCGAATTCTGAGTGCCGAAGTGTTCCTTCGCCTCGACGGCAGTGATTCCAGTAGGGTCAAACAGAAAGTCTTCGAAGTTAAATTATATATGGCCGGCGATTCGATGTTCATCAGCGAACGTGCCAAAACGTTTGAAGAAGCCGTCGACGTCGTCATAGACCGCTTCAAAAACCAGCTTGTACGCCACAAAGACAAACAACGCAGCCTCTCCAAGAGCGAAATCAAAGAAACCCGGCTGGTGGAAGAGCCCGTCGGCGAGGACGTTGACTATTAG